In Rhodamnia argentea isolate NSW1041297 chromosome 5, ASM2092103v1, whole genome shotgun sequence, the DNA window TTTAAACTTTTTGAGCATGTTCGACACATCAATCTGCGTTGCCCTGCTATGAATTGCCATTGTTAGTAGAAGTGGATGGATTGGAATTTCACGGTAATGAAACTGACTTAGAAGCTGCATTTGGTGTTTTGGTCAGTTTGAATGCGCATATGTCTGTTGGCCAATGCTTTTATTGTGATGCCGCTGATTTTGACCTGAATAATTTGGTGTCTTGAATTCTCTATGGTGATTCTATTATGGAGAATTTTTGTTCACAAAACCACTGTGTCGTCTATTCATTTGCCATTGGTTTTACTTGTCATGTATTGATGTCCATTGACGTGTGCGTGTTCTCAATGAATGCAAATATATGTTTAATCTGAGTATCTTTGATGCGAATATGTGAGTTCCGATAGTGCAAGTATATGTCAAAAATGGTTGAAGAATGATGGGTGAGTTGAACAATATTGGGAAAGAGAACAAAGCAGATTGTTTTAGGTCAGGAGAAATATGCATACATGTATGCTGGCATGTGAATTGTGAGGTTGTGCTCGAATTGCAGTCCTCTGAATTGCCGTTTGCAGCAACCCAAAGGCCCGAGTCCctatttcaataaataaataacaagaaatacaaattaaaacatttccaaacaaaaaaaaaaaattgttagaaaATAGAGATATCTAAGATATAATCAAAGAGACCAATAAGAGTGTAAGAATTGGTTAGAGGAAAGCACACCAAATAGCTCAAAAAAATTGCACGCTGTTCCACAATTGGCTATTGGGAGAGTAAGCACTTCCTTTTCTGAGCTTAGAAATGCGAACGCTAGGCACAATAATAGACATGATTCAACCATAGAGAGAGTGATGGAAGCTCTAATATTACATAGATATTTGTCGTGAGCTCACTCGGGAAAAATCAAAAGCAAGTAAAGAGAGTGCATGCATTGGGAGGATAGATTTTTATGTCGCGAGCTCTATCCTTTTGCTGCACGCACTCTCTAAAGATGCTTTTGATTTATTCCAGATAGAGCTCCCGACTAATGTCTTCTGAGAGCCTTTGAGCTTCAATCACTCTCTCTTTGGTCGAATCGTGTTAGCAATTGCGAGCACATTTTTGAGCgtagaaaatgaaatatttattctcCCAATAGCTAATGGTGGAACAACGTGCAAACTTTTCGAGCTATCTAGTGTGCTTTCCTCTAACTAGTTCCTGATATTAGAGTTTCTCTTACAACCTTTGTCCTTCATAATCGGGGATGCACCAGAGGACATTGAACACTCTTCTTGGTCTCTTTGATTATATCGGGAGAAGGACACCAAACgtgtcaaaagttatgtacgacacttgcattagtgtcaaaagttattattattattattattttttggtaaggtagtcaaaagttatttttgatcacttaagtaccaaatttttttaaaaacaatcttTTAATTGCTAACTTTGATCTGTTTGGCTAGAAATCTGACTCACCAGAGGGTCCAATGAGCATTTAAAGCATAAATGATATCGTTGAGTGCCTTCCCCAAATAAGAACTCTAAAACACACAATTGGAAGAGAAAGCCCAATTTCAAAGCCTGATTGGCAGTTGAACCCAAATTCACACCCTCTTTCGGCTTGCTCCCAAACAACCCAAACTTGCAAATACAGGGTACGAGTTTCAGCAGCGACTTAGATTTGTTTCAACAAAGTAGAGAAGGCGAATGTTACAGTTATTGTGGGTTATTGAGTTCAAGAATAATATCTTGGACTCGATTGAATCCCAAGAGAAGACTCCATGGATGTATTAGGTATAGAGAAGGCTCGAAAtacaaatattttaattggGTCAATGTGAAATTCACTAGTCGAGCGACGAAGGTGATATTGGTGTTTTGAATTCTCTATGGTGATTCCTTATGGAGAGTTTTCATTCACAAAACCACCGCCTCGTCTATTCATTTGCATCGGTTTTACTTGTCATGTATTGATGTCCACTGCGTGTGCGTGTTCTCAGTGAAAGCAAAAATATATGCTCTCTGAGTATGTTATGATGCGGATATGTGAATTCTGATAGTGCAAATATGTGTAAAGTGGTTGAAGAATGATGGGTGAGTTGAACAATATCGGGAAATTGTTGTAGGTCAGGAGAAACGTGCATGTGCATGCTCTGCAAGCAAACTATAAATGACGAGTTGCGTATGTTCACTGTAAGAATCTTGTGTGCTTTCTGCATAAATGTATGCTGTCATGTGAATTGTGAGGTCGTGCTAGAATTGCAGTCCTCTGAATTGTATTTGCGTATATTCACTATAACAATCTTAGCGTTGATTTACTTTGTTTATTGATCAATATGATCGGGTATTAGCATGGTTATATGATATCATCTGATTTATCCGTCATTAGACACATATTATGGGGACACTTGAACAGTTCTCCATTGCCAACAAAGAATTTATTCCCCCAAGCAGCCAAAAGTAAACGTCAGCCTAGGAACAGAGCCAGAAATCTAGTTAGCTTGTAAATTGTGGCCTTGCCCATTTACCTTGGTGTTGACTTTAAGAAGCAGATCTGTGGGGTGTCCATCATTTATCTTAAATGGCGAAATGCATTGCGGGGACAGCCCCCCATTCACCAAGACATTTCTTCTTCCAAGGccatttgaaatgaaaatgacatgaaGTCGACACCAAAAAATAAGTAAACCCAAGCCAAGACACACGGAATGAGATCAGGTGGACGCGGACCTGAAAACTTTTCTGTAATCGGCTCAAACATCCTTTCTATCCTTCTAACAGGACTCTCCCTGGGAAATATTTTGTTCTTGATCCGGACGCAATTTCTACATTACGAAAGGTTCGATTTTGACCATTGGTTTACCGTGCTAATACATAATTTAATTTAGGTCGGATTTGGTCAacgagctcaaactcgagagataatttcaacaaaaaagttgcaaaagtagaaaataaaatttaatgaaatgtaatatgttatttcaaataagttgtaattatattttcttatttttttccgaATTAAATAAGCAGTATCCTTCATTCCTTCTTAGTAAAATATATCTTAAATTGCTAAACCTATTGAATTGATACTGATTCAATctttaactttttaattggaccaattcagtcctaaacctttttgcattgataccaattgagtctatctaaCTAATTGTtaccgaaaatcgctgactaAACACCAAACGTCACAGGTGGTATGACCGGCGCTGACGTggtacgaattttttttttctcaggaCCACTAAAAACTCGGCACATTTATAGAAGAGTGGCACAGCAGCAAACTGACGTGGGATAAATATTACAAAACCTTCCATTTCTCTCCTACTCCTCCTTCCACAGCAGTCTCCTGCGTTGGTTCAGGCTGTGTCCAATCGCCACCTCCTCTGTCGTCTTTGGACCCAGCCACGAGCAACTCAACCACGGAGAAAAGGAGGAAACTTTTTGGTCgatcttcttgttctttctttttttttagtccgTCTCCTCCGTTGTGTTCCAGTTCTCTTTTGGAGCTTTTTTGTCCATCCTTTGGGGTTCATTTGTTTCTGAAagaatcaattgcattttcgcgacaataatttttttaaaagttgtctGAAGctaaatatttttggtattcATTAAAGAGAATGTATATCGTCAGAAAAAATCATATCATTCATGAATATACTTTACTCTTAGTAGGGGCGTATATTGTTAACTGAAATATATCGAATTACTTGTTTCATTCATGGTTGCATAGTTTTAGtagaatcaaataaaatatatcACTTaagttgctttcttttttatccTTATACTTTAAACTTAATGAGAGATGCAAGCTTGGGCCAGGTAGTAAAACTTTACCATTTGACTTGCCACATGGCTATCATAGAGATAAATGAAATTGTATATTGTGAGAAAATAAGTGAACATTCCCTTAACTCTATTTTTAACTATATATTTATTGTTTGGCTAGCACTTTGCACAAGCATATGTCCATAAAGATATCTTTACATATGTAAATTACACAAATCCAACTCTAGATCAGAGCATGTGCATAAATTGTATTAATTTCAATGTATTTCAATTTATGATTACAATATCGAAAGTAATTATGCAAAATGCGATTATTCTTTCTCCTCTCAAGCACAATTCGAGGGCATTGATGGTCTAATTTCAAGTCAAACATCACGAGCTTGGAATTACTTTCGATATATCCCCTCCTCTCAAAATAAATGGAGGAGCCCCCAATTTATAGCGAGAAAGAGATCCTTGTGCTCGAACCTATTTGGCCAATTCAAGATTTTCCATTCATAATTCTCATtaaacaaatgttcaaatcCATCTCAAATTAAGTGGATTTTGGACAAGATAATTTTAACATTTAGTTTCTGCTAAACAACATGCGCTTACTTATGATTCGGATGTCTCAAATGGATTGTTAGGGCTTGGACGAGCCTTTACCACTTTATTTGAGGATGCAGAGAAATTAAAAGTCTGCCGATGAGAGCTGCTTTGAAATTGAGCGACCGGGGATTGAAACTAAGATGAAAGCCTGTCTCATATCTTCGCTTCTTTTTGAATGACTAAAGAAAGTAAACGCCCCGCCCAAGATGAAAGAATGTAGGGGCCAATTCTTGGTTGGAGTTGGTTTGACGGAGCAAAGAGTGCCGCCACAGAGTTTTGCTTCACACGATAGAAGCCatattaggaattagcgatcataaaatgagaaaataagtaAAACTAAATGAAATGTGAACATACATGTTACTAATAAGTTGCAACTTTCCTTCTTCGATTGTCATATTCAATAATTAACACCTTTATTCATATACTAAACTGATGTTAATTGATTGAATGGTTAAGTGTCACCTAGCGATCGAGCACAAGAACGAATATTCTCTCGACTTCAGCTTCAACAGTACATAATAGCTTAGAAGCCTATACACCAAGGTCAGATTTTGTCATAAAGGATATTGATAATGTTTCTAATTAGCACAAAGAAGAAAGCAAGAGCGTTCTATATCCTCAAGAAGTTATTCAAGAAATTCTcttattaattcaaattaaaaacaCTAAGGCACTCCTCAAATTAAGAACATCTGATTGTAGAGATGTTGACCTGTCCAAAGATATTCAGGACAAGAACTAGATTCTTATTTACAGACCATTTTATGCTCTTTCCTTGTCGACAACACAAAAGATCCACCCACTCGATTGCGGATGCGCAAATGCAGTTCCAAAGACACAGCTGGCTGTTGCAATTCTAAACGTGACACTGACTTTCGGGCTTGCGAAAAAGAACTAAAACTAAACAGGCAAAACAATTCAACAGCTTGAATTTAAACCCAACAAAAGACATGTTCAACCCATTGAAGAAACGCTAGTGAGTGATTGTCTGATCATTGAACTCACAACAATCATGGTAGTTTCCTCACTGTGCCAAGAACTTGCACTTCAGCCTCCAGGACAAACTCATCACCAGCTAAGTATTCCTGAACGGTAGTCAGTGGCAAGAAGGAGGGCATACCCCACTTTTTATTTGGACCACTAAACCAATAGAAACCTGCAAAAGAAGAATGAGCTGTATCAATCTTAAGCTCAGCAATAATGGTGGCGAACCAAATATACCAGCTTATACTTAGTACATGGGGTGACTATGCCACAGCAAGAAAGAAGGATCAGAACCATAACATGTTTCGTTATAATCGGCATTccagctttctttgcattccaTTTCGATATAATTGAGCTTAGCTAAAGATTTTGCGCTGGCCATCCATTTTAGATCCGCAGTTACCTCCTGTCATCTGATGCGTCTTGCCAGCTCTCCCTTTTAACCGAATGGTATAAGTGGCTTTGACTTTCTGATCACCCGAATCTACTAAACAAAGAAATACGGAAATGTTTTTGTAAATGTTATGCTGGTCACCCCTTGGACAGAGTTGTAACCTCCTGAACACACGAGATGGTGATAGAAAAATCAGAACAAAGGAATatgcaaagaaaataaaataaaagggctACGGGTAATATAAGAGCTACCAGTTGTGATCCCCTGCAGTGAAAATGCCAGAGTAGCGATCATTCCCCAAAGTAgagaagtttgatatcttccaTTTGTGACTAACAGGCTGAGGACACGCTTCTAGCGTCAAGCATTCACCCAGACCTAAACTTTTGATAACATAAACCTCCACTCCGAACACACAAGTGTCATCAACAAGGTAGCCGTTTGACGGATTGATGAAAGTTTTGAGCGGCATAAATCTTGGAATACCCCATTTGGGCTTCATTGCATGAAACCTCCTGTTTTTCCCTGCAACATATAAAGCGAGAGTTCTCCAAGCCACCAAAGGTGTAAATCAATTTTCCTTCATAAATTTATGGGAACAAACGTACCTTCTCTTAACAAGTATTCATCGCGAATTTGATCGAACACAAAGAACCTAACAGTTGCATTTATCTCCCCGTCAACTTTCAGAGGATTGGCCTCAGAAACAGTCAGATACAGGGACACGTGATCTTCTCCCTCGTTACTCTTGTCTCCATTAGGATAGATAATCAATCTCCTACAAAATGACAAAACATCAGATTGAAGAAACATATACGCATGAAGAGTTTCCGTTGTTAGCTGAATAACAACAGGTTTGCCCATTAAAAGACATTCAATTTTGAGACCCTTGAGCAAACTCTCTATCCTCAACGAACACGATTGGAGCCTTTGTTTCTTTCAATGAAGGACCGCATCACTACGCATAGCAAGCAATTGGGTAGTTACCAATAATCGCATGAAACAACCCCCATTAACCACATCTTTACTTGGAAACCCAGATACACTAGATTCATCTGAGCCTCCTAAAATGTCGATTCAATCAGAAAGAACAAGACAACCTAAAAGACACCCTCAAGCCTTTCTTATAACAATGTATGTACCATGATATTCACTGTCAATTTAAAGAAACAATAGAACCTAGAACAGAACGAGCATGGAGCAGCACAAAAATTTGTGCTTGCAAAGAGAGATTGTTGGTATACCACGTCTGATCACCAACTTTGAAGTCGTTCGTCTCATACATGGTGATGTCGTTCTCTGATAACAGAGAGAAAGACTCGATCTTGAACACATAATGCGCCGGCGATATCTCTCTCGTCGCTGTTGTTATCTCTGCTCAGTTCAAACCCCCCCAAAATCACAAACAGTTGAAACAACAAAAAccccagaaagggaaaaagaaaccaactgAAGAATTATCAATAGACACATCgcattctttgtttttttttttgggggagtgGGAAACTCGAAGAGGGAAACTGTACAGTGTACCATCATCTTCGTCCCCCACTTCAGCAGCATTCAAATCtgttgcttctctttttctctttgccaTTGTATGGTTCTTCAAGTAGCTACAGTACAGAGGATGCTTGATGGTTCCGATGGCCTTAGGTGGTGTGAAAGGAAACGGAAGGAAAACagactttgtttgtttttccccAAGAATTCAGCCGCTTCCGTATGAGGAAATCACGATTGAAGAGGCAGAGAGATAGAGAACTGAAACTGGGGTTTGGAAACTTTTTAAGTTAAGAGAGATAATTTGTACTTCTTTTACAGATTTATTGGAAAACTTTGCGAAAGTCCAAATTTTGAAGAGGGTTTTGAGCgattatttcaaacaaatatTTACCCTGATTCTTTTTGTGTATACAGAATATTCGCATAATAATTTCTGCTACGTGAAGTACGATACTATTTCCAAAAAGTAGAATATCTTCATAAAAGAGTCGCGTAGATAGGCATCTCGATATGTGTATACGCCAAAAGAGTTATTAGATAATTTAAGGCTGCGTGTGGTAACATTTCTGTTCGTGGAgtaacttttggaacagaaacacttgtttctgttcccggcaaCGATTTTTGGATAATTGTATAAAGTTTATGTtcctcgaacaaaaaaaaaaaatgtgtttggtaactgcaaaaaacttgttcctaattttttttatttaattaagggattatatattaaaattaggatgtctttatctttttaacttactaaatcaaattaaatctcatttgttcaatctactaaatcaaattagaccaatatatatataagtaatttatgcacgatttatcaaattacaatacggatgagatcaactataaaaaaaaaaaaactaaaagagaagatgaattggaattggacaacgagaacatcaaatatgttttttatatatgagaaaaattacaattataagtcacacgtaaatgttcccaagtagctaaaaatatgattacctttaaacggggacctctagaaaaatattaattgcactttgagcgAAACCGagaactaaaatgaaaaatatttatgcatttaggtccttttagtccaattgtgcaatttttccaaacatgaggattGAAATCGGATGCGGGGTAacaaagtctcatgtcatgactctaaaagtaaaaaattttagctaaaatgatttaaaatgaaattttttagtcaactTAGGATTATATTCAATGAAGAAGCAAgtggtcccaaactgatttttcaaaactttaagagccaaaatgaaagggaattaaaataaaaaaatgaattatttttgcgtacttttttgaccacaaatactatttttcctaatttttgactattttaataattaaaataaatcggaaaaatgtcaaaaattacgaaaattattttttgttcaaaattgaccaaaacttccaaggttgattttgtaattttatgaattgttttggtatttttaattaattctttaaaataaaatgatcaaaaatcaattgTCAACATCgtacaagaacaaaagagaagagagtgtgttcaaaataaaaattgttcccaattgtttctaaaaaatgttctaaatgtgtttctaaaaaatgttctagGAACatagaaacaagttttttttttgtttcttgtttctgttccaaaagtgtttctaaTTTTCAAAAGTATTCCGGGAATAcgtttttaccatacgcgtttttGTTTCCAAAGTATTCCGGAaatactttgggaacagaaatacTTTTTCTGGAGTGTTACCATATATAGCTTAAATTGAGATTCGTAAAGTAAAAACGCATGATGTGCAACTTCATTATTAGCTCATGAACTTACAATGCCAAAATACATTACATTTATTCAAAACTCTATAACAGCGACAACTATGATGataaagagagagattgatagATTTCTCTTTATATcctataattctttttttccctcgattttattttgtttttctccctTTTAAATACAAATTTATTAGATGAAATGTATCAGTGTAAAATGTATGTATGTTTATGAGCCATATATAGTTTATCATGCCGTTATGTTATGTACAGATATGTGCATACATATATCTATACATACTAATGGAGAATGTTCTGACTGCCAAGTACCAACGGCACCGGTCCTTTTAGCTGTTTAAGATTAAAATAGATCTTTATTAGGTATAGTTAACCAATGTCGAGAGGCGCTTCTTACGAAGAccctttttataattttgtgaTAGACGAGggaatttattgcattttttacttaacattacaaaaaaatgcGAATCTCTCAACCCAACCAATTTCTACCAATGCATGCATTTGCTGATTCTGATGGGCGCTACGTTAGGTTTCAGATTTGGGAATCACGCCCTTTCATTCTAAAGGGTGCTTGGGAAGTTTTGAGACTGTTGGGCCCAGAGAGACTCCTAAGATGACGGTCATCATCGACATACTATTTCAAATGTCAATCGTTTTATCCAGAGGATGTGCGCTGTTTCACCGAATAACAAGACTCTTTTGACTCCTCAAAGCAGGTTTGTTTTGGTCGAGCTTGATTCGATTAGGTCATGAGTTTTCGGCTTTTGTAGCAACCCTGCATTGGGTGCAATGCACCGGATGCGTGACCGATCCTTGTATGCTGATGATATCCTACGATGCAAGCGGATCTGAGTTGTCGACAACTTGCACTTTCGGCTTTGCCCCATGGAGACTGAGGTAAAAAATGCCAATAGTTGCAAATTGTTCAACGAGTATCAACATGACTAATGAGTAATCTCTAGGAGAATCTGACCAAAGGCAGAGAAGCCTGCATAGACCTAAATGCATGAACACATCCAACCCATGAATTGTTGTCCCGCAGGAAAGAGCTATCCGTGATTGTCTGTTTATGAACACGTGTAGTGCATATATTGCTGTCATGGCAATTTGCTAACTGTGCTTGAGCACCATGACTTCAGCTTCAATTACACATGAATCATCCCTCAGGCATTCCTGAACCGTTTTCAGCAGCATGAAAGACGGCCAACCACAGCTCCTGGCAGAGCTACTCAACCATACATTATAAGCTGCAAAGTAGCAAAGACAAGGGCAAGAGTGCAGAAAACTTCAGATTGGAAACAAAGAGAGATTACAGCAGTTACTAATTATATGACTACATGAAAAAACCAAATTCACTATTGACTAACGGGTGCGATTTATTTAGCTGTGTACTGTGGCGAGACAGAAGCTCGTCGTGTGATTGAGAGTGTGTATCGGTATGACTTTCTATTTTCGCTACTATTTACGATGGCCTTGAAGTGTGGCGCTCATCCCACTCATGTAGCTACAAAACTGAGGAAGTAGAGAGATAACAGAACTGAAACTGTGGTTTGGAATAGGATTGATTCATATTCAAACTTCTCTTCATTCTCTGGGCTCAGTCGAAAATCGCTCATGATATCCCAAACTTTGCCACCATTGCATCATAATCGTAATCCCgactttttaaaagttacagATTATTTCCTCGATTTGAGGCATCATTGCACAATCTTTCTTAAATTTtgtaatctgatttttttttctcttcatagATATTAtgagttaccaaaaaaaaaaaagatgaattacCTCGTTTtccataacaaaaaaatatttttttttatctccatTGACTATGCATCCTCTCTAATTTCTTCTTAACTTTATTACTCATGTAATAGAGTTTTTCTTGTCATTAATTACTATGCAATAGAAAATTTTGCGACTACAACCAGGAGCTATAATGCAAAATGTGTTAAAGTTAATTTCTCTTTTAACGGTCTATTGTGAAACATTGCTAAAGTTCAAACTTTGCATAGGATTTTGAGCGACTATCCCAAAAACATATTTAAATTGATAATTGTAGTTACAAAGGCATCTTTATCAAGTTTTGCCAATATACtaatataataataatcccCTCAAAGCTCGTTTGCCAAAGACTTGAACCGAGTGTGTACGCTAATCCGCTTATAAGTTTAATCGGCGGAAAATCGCGTCCTCACACATCACCCTGCTCGAGCTCCACGCTTCCCTCGCCGTTGCCATTGGCGGAATTGCCGGTGCCGTGTCCAAGCCGTCCATCGCCTCCATCGTCTTCATTATCGGCTTTGTCTTCCTCGGCATGACCTctattttgcctttttcttacGTATATATCGGATAGCATCTTCAAGAGTGGCCAGGAGgcgcatttaaaaaaaaaattgaatctatCCTCACGGAAGAGAGTACTATCAACAGTATAGAGGGTGTTAGGTTTCAAACTAAAATACAATTGGAAAATCGCAGTTTGGAAGTAATTTGAGAACACCTCTTCCCACATTACCTAATAGGAGCAACAACATAGAACACACAAGCAACCAATGAATACACATAATACTTTGTTTTCAAGGAAGGTAATACTTTGGAATTAACATTCGAAACAGctctttgaatttctttctccACCTCACAATGTGCCAGTAAATAGCGCGTACCATGAATCAGTTTGGTCATAACAAAGCCATAAGTAAACACTCTTGACGATATTAACTTAAAACACAGTGAATTAGCTCAATGAGGATCCAAATTATGCATTAACCATAGATTCCTATATGATTTCTAGTCGAACACAAGTATGTCGAACTATAGTAAATAGATCccaattaagaaattgatatc includes these proteins:
- the LOC125315257 gene encoding uncharacterized protein LOC125315257 encodes the protein MAKRKREATDLNAAEVGDEDDEITTATREISPAHYVFKIESFSLLSENDITMYETNDFKVGDQTWRLIIYPNGDKSNEGEDHVSLYLTVSEANPLKVDGEINATVRFFVFDQIRDEYLLREGKNRRFHAMKPKWGIPRFMPLKTFINPSNGYLVDDTCVFGVEVYVIKSLGLGECLTLEACPQPVSHKWKISNFSTLGNDRYSGIFTAGDHNWRLQLCPRGDQHNIYKNISVFLCLVDSGDQKVKATYTIRLKGRAGKTHQMTGGFYWFSGPNKKWGMPSFLPLTTVQEYLAGDEFVLEAEVQVLGTVRKLP